In Salisediminibacterium beveridgei, one DNA window encodes the following:
- a CDS encoding tRNA (mnm(5)s(2)U34)-methyltransferase → MNSPGVLAFTRTLLSSCLKAGDTAVDATVGNGHDTAFLAELVGPSGEVYGFDIQQQAIEAAHVRLQEAGTLDHVRLIQDGHETIPDYLPVAKSVQGAVFNLGYLPGADKSVITLPDTTLTALKALMKRLTKGGIIVLVVYHGHPGGANERDALRHFTQRLPQSSWHVLEYGFTNQINHPPFIIALEKKRNLS, encoded by the coding sequence ATGAATAGCCCCGGTGTCCTCGCTTTCACACGCACGCTGCTGTCCTCTTGTTTGAAAGCGGGAGACACAGCTGTGGATGCAACCGTGGGGAATGGACATGATACTGCATTTCTAGCTGAGCTCGTCGGTCCCTCCGGGGAAGTGTACGGTTTCGATATTCAACAGCAGGCGATCGAGGCTGCACACGTCCGCTTACAAGAAGCAGGCACGCTCGACCACGTCCGTTTGATTCAGGATGGACACGAAACCATTCCGGACTACCTGCCCGTTGCCAAATCCGTTCAAGGCGCCGTCTTTAACCTCGGTTATCTCCCTGGTGCTGATAAATCGGTCATCACCCTGCCCGACACGACGTTAACCGCCCTGAAAGCCTTAATGAAAAGGCTCACCAAGGGCGGCATCATCGTTCTCGTCGTTTATCACGGCCATCCGGGAGGTGCAAACGAACGGGATGCGTTACGTCATTTCACCCAAAGGCTTCCCCAATCCAGCTGGCATGTATTGGAGTACGGCTTCACAAATCAGATCAATCACCCGCCGTTCATCATCGCTTTAGAGAAAAAACGGAACCTGAGTTAA
- a CDS encoding TIGR01212 family radical SAM protein (This family includes YhcC from E. coli K-12, an uncharacterized radical SAM protein.), with protein sequence MNNLIPSHFGDKRYYTWNQHLRETFGEKVIKVPIDGGFDCPNRDGTIASGGCTFCSKRGSGDFAGDRRDKVLDQFHEVKNRLQRKWNSAKYIAYFQAYTNTYAPVDELRAMFESVLHEEGVVGIAIGTRPDCLPEDVVDYLAELHQRTFLWVELGLQSAHDVTGERINRAHDFACYKEGVAKLRQHGIRVCSHIINGLPGETREMMIETAEAVADLDVQGIKIHLLHVLKQTAMAKELAQGEFRLLDQKEYTEIVLRQLERLPQDLVIHRLTGDGPRDLLIGPEWSLKKWDVLNGIDRALIEDHTWQGKYAHLQPIQGSGSHE encoded by the coding sequence ATGAACAATCTGATCCCATCCCATTTCGGTGACAAGCGTTATTATACCTGGAACCAGCACCTCAGAGAAACATTCGGTGAAAAAGTCATCAAGGTTCCCATTGACGGAGGATTTGACTGTCCCAACCGCGACGGAACAATCGCTTCAGGCGGCTGTACGTTTTGCAGCAAACGCGGATCAGGTGACTTTGCCGGAGACAGGCGCGACAAGGTTCTCGATCAATTCCATGAGGTGAAAAACCGCCTCCAACGTAAATGGAATTCCGCAAAATACATCGCATATTTTCAGGCTTATACAAATACCTATGCACCGGTTGATGAATTGCGGGCCATGTTCGAATCTGTCCTGCATGAAGAAGGCGTCGTAGGCATAGCGATCGGTACCCGTCCGGACTGTTTACCTGAAGACGTCGTGGACTATCTGGCTGAACTGCATCAGCGCACTTTTCTCTGGGTTGAGCTCGGTTTGCAAAGTGCGCATGACGTGACCGGTGAACGCATAAACCGGGCTCATGATTTCGCCTGTTACAAAGAAGGTGTCGCCAAACTCAGGCAGCACGGCATTCGGGTTTGCAGCCACATCATCAATGGCCTGCCAGGTGAAACACGCGAGATGATGATTGAAACCGCCGAGGCCGTTGCCGATCTCGATGTACAGGGCATCAAAATCCATTTGCTGCACGTCTTAAAACAAACTGCCATGGCAAAAGAGCTGGCTCAAGGGGAATTCCGGCTCCTCGATCAGAAGGAATACACAGAGATTGTCCTGCGGCAGCTGGAAAGACTCCCCCAGGATCTGGTCATCCACCGTCTGACCGGGGATGGGCCACGGGATCTGTTGATCGGACCTGAGTGGAGCCTGAAAAAATGGGACGTATTGAACGGGATTGATCGGGCGCTGATCGAAGACCATACCTGGCAGGGGAAATATGCGCATCTGCAACCCATTCAAGGAAGTGGTTCTCATGAATAG
- a CDS encoding tetraprenyl-beta-curcumene synthase family protein: MRAPKHALPLMADVYRQVIPRVHQELAIWKRKADDIPDEELRSQAQLSIRHKTFHCEGGSILGLLSGHHSKEVIRFIVAYQTISDYLDNLCDRSVSLDPNDFHHLHQAMLDVFEPEKEQSDYYACRDHTGDKNYLKDLVTVCREELVALPSFQIIQPHLQDLAKRYTELQVHKHVTPGEREERLIGWFESTAGPLRDEMSWYEYAASSGSTLGIFSLVAYAAKDPRMTRSKAKRVYEGYFPWVQGLHILMDYFIDQKEDHEEGDLNFCTYYESDEEMLRRIGYFFKRAKRAIRSLPDHRFHRMITSGLLAIYLADEKVSQHPLLRRQQFALFRFGGLESMFFYMNGRIFRRSGQKTD, encoded by the coding sequence ATGAGAGCGCCGAAGCACGCACTGCCACTGATGGCTGACGTCTATCGACAGGTGATTCCGAGGGTCCATCAAGAGCTTGCCATCTGGAAACGAAAAGCAGACGATATACCGGATGAGGAGCTTCGAAGTCAGGCACAGCTGAGTATCCGGCATAAAACATTCCACTGTGAAGGCGGGTCGATTTTGGGTCTTCTCTCCGGTCATCACTCGAAAGAAGTGATCCGCTTTATCGTGGCGTATCAGACGATCAGCGATTACCTGGATAACCTTTGTGATCGAAGTGTCTCCCTTGATCCAAACGATTTCCACCATCTGCATCAGGCGATGCTGGATGTATTTGAACCAGAAAAAGAACAGAGTGATTATTATGCGTGCCGGGATCACACCGGGGACAAGAACTATTTAAAGGATCTGGTGACGGTTTGCCGGGAGGAGCTGGTTGCTTTGCCTTCCTTTCAGATCATTCAGCCACATTTACAGGATCTGGCTAAACGGTACACCGAGCTGCAGGTTCACAAACACGTCACTCCTGGGGAACGTGAAGAAAGACTGATTGGGTGGTTTGAGAGTACTGCGGGGCCATTGCGAGACGAGATGAGCTGGTATGAATATGCGGCATCTTCCGGATCAACGCTGGGCATTTTTTCGCTTGTGGCTTATGCAGCGAAAGATCCAAGGATGACCAGGAGTAAGGCAAAAAGGGTGTATGAAGGTTATTTTCCTTGGGTGCAGGGACTCCATATTCTGATGGATTATTTCATTGATCAGAAAGAAGATCACGAGGAAGGGGATTTGAATTTTTGCACATACTATGAATCTGATGAGGAGATGCTTCGTCGGATTGGTTACTTCTTTAAACGTGCAAAGAGGGCGATCCGATCCCTACCTGATCACCGCTTTCACCGTATGATTACAAGCGGTCTTCTTGCAATTTATCTGGCTGATGAAAAAGTCAGTCAGCATCCGCTGCTTCGAAGACAGCAATTTGCGCTTTTTCGTTTTGGTGGATTGGAATCCATGTTTTTCTATATGAATGGCCGGATCTTCAGAAGATCCGGCCAAAAGACAGATTAA
- the leuS gene encoding leucine--tRNA ligase gives MAFDHQAIEKKWQELWESEKTFRTTEDTNKEKFYALDMFPYPSGSGLHVGHPEGYTATDILSRMKRMQGYNVLHPMGWDAFGLPAEQYALDTGKHPREFTEKNIDTFRRQIKSLGFSYDWDREINTTDEKYYKWTQWIFIQLYNQGLAYIDEVAVNWCPALGTVLANEEVIEGKSERGDHPVEKRPMKQWMLRITQYADRLLEDLEELDWPESIKDMQRNWIGRSEGADVTFTFEATGEEVTVFTTRPDTLYGATYMVLAPEHPAVEKVTTADRKSDVQQYITKVTHKSELERTELAKEKTGVFTGGYAIHPVSGEKIPVWIADYVLISYGSGAIMAVPGHDERDYEFAKAFNLPIKEVVEGGDLNKEAYAGDGPHVNSDFLNGLDNEEAIAKMIDWLEEQGKGERKVTYRLRDWLFSRQRYWGEPIPMIHWEDGSLEPVAEEDLPLALPEMDEFKPSGTGESPLANNEDWLNVTDPKTGRKGRRETNTMPQWAGSCWYYLRYIDPDNDEALADPSKLREWLPVDIYIGGAEHAVLHLLYARFWHKVLYDIGIVPTKEPFQKLYNQGMILGENNEKMSKSRGNVVNPDDILVTHGADTLRLYEMFMGPLDAAIAWSDNGLDGARRFLDRVWRIFVQDNGTLNPMIQDAQGTDQMTKVYHQTVKKVTDDFTDLRFNTGISQLMVFINEAYKQDMLSKSHLEGFLKLLSPVAPHIAEELWSRLGHSETISYTTWPVHDEAMLEDDTVLIVVQVNGKLKAKLYLPKDTDKETMEEEAMENEKIKQTIEGKTVRKVIAVPGKLVNIVAN, from the coding sequence ATGGCATTTGATCATCAGGCCATTGAAAAGAAATGGCAAGAGCTTTGGGAGTCGGAGAAAACATTCAGGACAACGGAAGATACCAATAAGGAGAAATTCTACGCGTTGGATATGTTTCCCTATCCTTCGGGTTCGGGTCTTCATGTGGGGCACCCTGAAGGCTACACAGCGACAGATATTCTTTCGCGTATGAAGCGGATGCAGGGCTATAACGTGCTTCATCCGATGGGTTGGGACGCTTTTGGTTTGCCTGCGGAACAATATGCACTGGACACAGGGAAACATCCCCGGGAGTTCACCGAAAAAAACATCGATACGTTTCGCCGTCAGATTAAGTCGCTTGGTTTTTCCTATGATTGGGACCGTGAAATCAACACAACGGATGAAAAGTACTACAAGTGGACGCAGTGGATTTTTATTCAACTCTATAATCAGGGACTGGCCTACATCGATGAAGTGGCCGTGAACTGGTGCCCGGCACTTGGCACGGTACTCGCCAATGAGGAAGTGATCGAAGGCAAAAGTGAACGGGGAGATCACCCGGTGGAAAAGCGTCCGATGAAGCAGTGGATGCTCAGAATCACGCAATATGCTGATCGTCTGCTTGAGGATCTGGAAGAGCTGGACTGGCCGGAAAGCATTAAGGACATGCAGCGTAATTGGATCGGCCGCTCGGAGGGGGCGGATGTGACGTTCACATTCGAAGCAACCGGCGAAGAGGTGACGGTGTTTACAACCCGTCCTGACACCTTATACGGTGCAACCTACATGGTCCTTGCGCCGGAACATCCCGCAGTGGAAAAGGTGACGACCGCAGACCGTAAATCCGATGTTCAACAATACATCACCAAGGTCACTCATAAATCAGAGCTGGAGCGAACAGAGCTCGCTAAGGAAAAAACAGGCGTGTTTACCGGCGGCTATGCGATCCATCCGGTCTCCGGTGAAAAAATACCGGTATGGATTGCTGACTACGTCCTGATCAGTTATGGATCCGGTGCGATCATGGCGGTACCCGGCCACGATGAGCGGGACTATGAATTTGCGAAAGCCTTTAATCTGCCGATAAAAGAAGTGGTCGAAGGCGGGGACCTCAATAAAGAAGCCTATGCAGGTGACGGACCACATGTCAATTCAGACTTCCTCAACGGGCTTGATAACGAGGAAGCGATTGCCAAAATGATCGATTGGCTTGAAGAGCAGGGGAAGGGCGAACGGAAAGTCACCTACCGCCTGCGAGACTGGCTGTTCAGCCGTCAGCGTTACTGGGGTGAACCGATCCCGATGATTCATTGGGAAGACGGGAGCCTCGAGCCGGTGGCTGAAGAGGACCTGCCACTGGCACTGCCGGAAATGGATGAATTTAAACCATCGGGCACCGGAGAGTCCCCTTTAGCGAATAACGAAGACTGGTTGAACGTGACTGATCCAAAGACCGGACGAAAAGGTCGACGTGAAACGAACACGATGCCGCAATGGGCAGGCAGCTGCTGGTATTACCTCCGCTACATTGATCCGGACAACGATGAGGCACTGGCTGATCCATCCAAACTCCGGGAATGGCTTCCTGTCGATATTTATATCGGTGGTGCGGAGCACGCCGTGCTGCATCTCCTTTATGCGCGGTTCTGGCATAAAGTGCTTTACGATATCGGAATTGTACCAACAAAGGAACCTTTCCAAAAGCTCTATAATCAGGGCATGATTCTCGGTGAGAATAACGAGAAGATGAGTAAATCCCGCGGAAACGTCGTCAATCCGGATGACATTCTTGTCACCCATGGTGCGGACACGTTGCGACTGTATGAAATGTTCATGGGACCACTCGATGCAGCGATTGCATGGAGTGACAATGGCCTCGACGGCGCAAGGCGATTCCTCGACCGCGTTTGGCGGATCTTTGTCCAGGACAACGGGACATTGAATCCAATGATTCAGGATGCACAGGGAACCGATCAAATGACGAAAGTCTATCATCAGACGGTCAAAAAAGTGACCGATGATTTTACGGACCTTCGATTCAATACAGGGATTTCCCAGCTGATGGTATTCATCAATGAAGCGTATAAACAGGACATGCTCTCTAAAAGCCACCTTGAAGGCTTCCTGAAGCTGCTTTCACCAGTTGCACCCCATATCGCAGAGGAACTTTGGAGCCGGCTTGGTCACAGCGAGACGATCTCCTATACCACCTGGCCTGTACATGATGAGGCGATGCTCGAGGATGACACGGTCCTGATTGTGGTCCAGGTCAATGGCAAGCTGAAGGCAAAGCTCTATCTGCCGAAAGATACGGATAAAGAAACGATGGAAGAAGAAGCAATGGAAAATGAAAAAATCAAACAGACGATAGAGGGAAAAACGGTACGTAAGGTGATTGCCGTTCCAGGAAAACTCGTGAACATCGTTGCGAATTGA